A stretch of Verrucomicrobiia bacterium DNA encodes these proteins:
- a CDS encoding DUF2997 domain-containing protein encodes MAQREFEITIAATGTVEVHVKGYKGRSCLEAMKVFEEIIGEMKSQRQTSEFYEPDEQVQLNIDQRH; translated from the coding sequence ATGGCACAACGCGAGTTCGAAATTACGATCGCCGCCACCGGGACCGTTGAGGTTCATGTCAAGGGATACAAGGGCCGAAGCTGTCTGGAGGCCATGAAGGTCTTTGAGGAGATCATCGGCGAAATGAAATCCCAACGTCAAACGAGCGAGTTCTACGAGCCTGACGAGCAGGTTCAGCTGAACATCGATCAGCGGCATTGA